From the genome of Carassius carassius chromosome 49, fCarCar2.1, whole genome shotgun sequence:
cggcacagagaaaagaaaaataaagaaagtaaaaaacaaaacaaaaacaggcataaagttggcttgacattctcgagtctcaaatttagggaccgtctctaaagttacatgtgaaatTGTTATATACtttaacgtcagtagcatttgaagagaatgacttacagtcataaaaacaactgtaattgtttatctaggtgacagctataatgcacaattaaattgaatgtttgatatttattaaaacaaactgtaagtcatatgtaaattatgctactttttcacatgggctcaaacgcaaatttgaagctcaatagcatttgaggagaaagacttgcagtcataaaacaattgtaatgtgttacaacccgaattccggaaaagttgggacgttttttaaatttgaataaaatgaaaactaaaagactttcaaatcacatgagccaatattttattcacaatagaacatagataacatagcaaatgtttaaactgagaaagtttacaattttatgcacaaaatgagctaatttcaattttgatttctgctacaggtctcaaaatagttgggacggggcatgtttaccatggtgtagcatctccttttcttttcaaaacagtttgaagacgtctggacattgaggctatgagtttctggagttttgctgttggaatttggtcccattcttgccttatacagATTTCCAGCtactgaagagttcgtggtcgtctttgacgtatttttcgtttaatgatgcgcctaatgttctctataggtgaaagatctggactgcaggcaggccaggttagcacccggactcttctacgacgaagccatgctgttgttatagctgcagtatgtggttttgcattgtcctgctgaaataaacaaggccttccctgaaatagacgttgtttggagggaagcatatgttgctctaaaacctttatatacctttcagcattcacagagccttccaaaacatgcaagctgcccataccgtatgcacttatgcacccccataccatcagagatgctggcttttgaactgaacgctgataacatgctggaaggtctccctcctctttagcccggaggacacggcgtccgtgatttccaacaaaaatgtcaaatttggactcgtctgaccataaaacactattccactttgaaatagtccattttaaatgagccttggcccacaggacacgacggcgcttctggaccatgttcacatatggcttcctttttgcatgatagagctttagttggcatctgctgatggcacggcggattgtgtttaccgacagtggtttctgaaagtattcctgggcccatttagtaatgtcattgacacaatcatgccgatgagtgatgcagtgtcgtctgagagcccgaagaccacgggcatccaataaaggtctctttttttaatgatgttatgcactgtagatgatgagatttgcaaagcctttgcaatttgacgttgaggaacattgtttttaaagttttccaaaaattttttacgcagtctttcacagattggagagcctctgcccatctttacttctgagagactctgcttttctaagacaaagcttttatagctaatcatgttacagacctgatatcaattaacttaattaatcactagatgttctcccagccgaatcttttcaaaactgcttgcttttttagccatttgttgcccccgtgccaacttttttgagacctgtagcaggcattaaattttaaatgagctaattaagtggataaaagtgtaaaatttctcagtttaaacatttgctacgttatctatgttctattgtgaataaaatattggctcatgtgatttgaaattcctttagttttcattttattaaaattttaaaaacgtcccaacttttccggaattcgggttgtaatttaggtgtcagctacaatgcacaccttatacattttttatatatattaaaataaagtgttactaaagtcatatatattgttctgtgtatgtgatttcaaagtctagatgggtcggattaaccctttaactgccgtatcccttaaaacttgattgccagagggttactgtaaatgcttatgcccgctgggcacagttttcccaatgccaccggggtggcgtttgcactgacggcttgagcccgccatcgttatagccatagcgccacctgctggcaacaggaagtgacatgttttatgtTGTacaaaactactcctagaaatttgatgacaccaacattttattttggtcagcctAATCTAAAGTTCtttgttaaattgtggagatcttgagtttttgttaaaaggtgTGTCCGTGGCaccgtgacaaaatttgatgtatCGCCATGGGAATAGAGGTTGTTGTAACTTGTGCATAAAATATCCAATCTtctccaaacttcacatgtttgataagagtcctggcctgaacacatctgaaggccaatattccattataatgatagcgccaccttctggcaacaggaagattagCACATATAatgaatatactttaatatattccacttatatttatgactttaaatgcatatttctcaacgttcacctttttactaaagccactcgctgctggtgagcccgggtgcgagggcccgttcatcgctgcttgcagctttaattaatattgttattgttaagcTTTACCTTTGTGTGTAGCTAAAACCTTTAAATGCCTTTTGGATGAATCTGAAGTTACTTTGTTTCAGATGTTTTAATCTGAGGTGTGCTGTAAGCCATTTTAATTATTCTCTTTGTGATGAACCACCATGATAATACATTTGACCCTTACACATAGTTCTATATGACTGTCCtctttttgtcattgtgtttttaatttatatcAACACAGATTCAGCATGACTGATACAAGATTCGTTATTCTTGCTCAATTTTCTTAAGTTACTGTAACACAACTGAACATTTTGTAACTTAAACTTACTATGTGAAAATAAGTTTGCTTAATTGTTAAATTTTGATTAAACTTGTATTCAAACAGAGtataactataaaataataatactcagtgaaacaaattatttaaaattaaaatacatttagtgtAAAGTAtaactattataattatttacctTTATGGCTTTATGATAATTTCAGTATTTGTGAAATTGTTTGCAGAATGATGGCTTTATCAGTTTACTTATAAATTATGTTCTGTAAAAATATTGACCAGAGAGGATGTTGCCTGAAATATTTTAAGAGTTAAGATGAGTTTAACTGTCTTTTTAAACCAGGGATAAAATAAAGCATAGATCATAGGATTCAGACCTGAGTTAATAAACAAGACCCATGACAAAACATTTACGGTCGTGGAAGAAACTGCTGATATGAAACAGATATAGTACGGAATCCAACAAAGCAGATAAACTGTGACAATGATTCCTAATGTCAGAGCAGCTTTGCTCTCTGATTTCCTTCTCACTGAACCTTCATTTATGTATTTGCCACCCTTCATCAGGGTGTTTATAACTTTCACTTGCTGATGTACAACATAGAAAATTCTCAAATATAAAGATATGATCAGGATACAaggaaaaataaaagacatgaacaGATCAGTGACTCTCCAAGCAAAACCCACCAAAACAGAACACTCTCCATAACACATGTTTGTTTTCtgtaacatttcaaaataaccgTTATTAATTATAAAGGCACTGTTATAAGCTGAGATAAAAACCCAGCTCAGACAGATGCTTATTAATGTTTTAGTAATGGTTATTTTCTGTAGGTACAGTAAAGGGTGACAAACAGCCACATAACGATCAAcagcaattaaaactaaattactaaGAGATGCTGT
Proteins encoded in this window:
- the LOC132132571 gene encoding trace amine-associated receptor 13c-like encodes the protein MKGQQGEQNKLQTGEESHMAYETEDHEIQYCFPAINSSCIKGKRSRHEYNIMYVFVSVLSAWTVFLNLLVIISISHFKKLHTPTNLIILSLALADMLIGLVMPIEATRLIELCWYFGETFCGLYSIFICMLLTASLSNLVLIAVDRYVAVCHPLLYLQKITITKTLISICLSWVFISAYNSAFIINNGYFEMLQKTNMCYGECSVLVGFAWRVTDLFMSFIFPCILIISLYLRIFYVVHQQVKVINTLMKGGKYINEGSVRRKSESKAALTLGIIVTVYLLCWIPYYICFISAVSSTTVNVLSWVLFINSGLNPMIYALFYPWFKKTVKLILTLKIFQATSSLVNIFTEHNL